A DNA window from Pseudomonas tohonis contains the following coding sequences:
- a CDS encoding crotonase/enoyl-CoA hydratase family protein, producing MSELISYQFEDGIATLTLANGKVNAISPDVIAAFNAALDRAEQDRAIVILTGQPGILSGGYDLKVMTSGPQNAVNLVAAGSTLARRMLAHPFPIIVACSGHAVAKGAFLLLSADYRIGVDGPFSIGLNEVLIGMTMHHVGIELARDRLTKAAFHRSVINGEMFDPKGALEAGFLDKVVPAEELLATAQAVAQQMKKINSTAHRNTKLKVRKALLETLDAAIEQDKQHPL from the coding sequence ATGAGTGAGCTGATCTCCTACCAATTCGAAGACGGCATCGCCACCCTCACCCTTGCCAACGGCAAGGTGAACGCGATTTCCCCGGACGTGATCGCCGCCTTCAACGCCGCGCTCGACCGCGCCGAGCAGGACCGCGCCATCGTCATCCTCACCGGCCAGCCGGGCATCCTCTCCGGTGGCTACGACCTCAAGGTGATGACCTCCGGCCCGCAGAACGCCGTCAACCTGGTCGCCGCCGGCTCCACCCTGGCGCGCCGCATGCTCGCCCACCCCTTCCCGATCATCGTCGCCTGCTCCGGCCATGCCGTGGCCAAGGGTGCATTCCTGCTGCTGTCGGCGGACTACCGCATCGGCGTCGACGGCCCGTTCAGCATCGGCCTGAACGAAGTGCTGATCGGCATGACCATGCACCACGTCGGCATCGAGCTGGCCCGTGACCGCCTGACCAAGGCGGCCTTCCACCGCTCGGTGATCAATGGCGAGATGTTCGACCCCAAAGGCGCCCTGGAAGCCGGCTTCCTCGACAAGGTCGTGCCTGCCGAAGAACTGCTGGCCACTGCCCAGGCCGTCGCCCAGCAGATGAAGAAGATCAACTCCACCGCCCACAGGAACACCAAGCTCAAGGTGCGCAAGGCGCTGCTCGAGACCCTGGATGCCGCCATCGAGCAGGACAAGCAGCACCCGCTCTGA
- a CDS encoding PIN domain-containing protein, with translation MRTNYVLIDYENVQVKSLGLLQEEHFRARVFLGPNNTRLPVDLVLAMQRFGCRAEYVQLETPGLNALDFHLAFYMGQLSVEDPGAFYHIISRDKGFDPLIRHLKGRGILAARSESIEEMPCFNPPAAPAPVQAKPQPVKAMIVGGAPVDDSTLKLVVADLVARKASRPRTIRTLLNTIHSKVGKTTDPAEVEGIYMALRQRGYVKEAGDKVSYALPA, from the coding sequence ATGCGCACGAACTACGTTCTCATCGACTACGAAAACGTCCAGGTCAAATCACTGGGGCTGCTGCAGGAAGAGCATTTCCGTGCCCGGGTCTTTCTCGGGCCGAACAACACCCGTCTGCCCGTCGACCTCGTGCTCGCCATGCAGCGGTTCGGTTGCCGGGCGGAATACGTCCAGCTCGAAACTCCTGGCCTCAATGCGCTGGATTTCCACCTTGCCTTCTATATGGGGCAGTTGTCCGTCGAGGACCCGGGTGCCTTCTATCACATCATTTCCCGTGACAAGGGCTTCGACCCGCTGATCCGGCATCTGAAGGGGAGGGGCATCCTCGCCGCCCGCTCGGAGTCCATCGAAGAGATGCCCTGCTTCAACCCGCCGGCGGCGCCGGCACCCGTGCAGGCGAAGCCCCAGCCCGTCAAGGCGATGATCGTTGGAGGAGCGCCAGTCGACGACTCCACCCTGAAACTCGTGGTCGCCGATCTGGTCGCCCGCAAAGCGTCCCGGCCTAGGACGATCAGGACGCTGCTCAATACCATCCATTCCAAAGTGGGCAAGACGACCGATCCCGCCGAGGTGGAGGGGATCTACATGGCGCTGCGCCAGCGGGGGTATGTGAAAGAAGCAGGAGACAAGGTCTCCTACGCGTTGCCGGCCTGA
- a CDS encoding DUF4124 domain-containing protein yields MLAAVMVLSGLPVVAGAQIYKWVDADGKVQFGNVPPPSGAEQIKGAGASPAEKAPEAAAKPTTDAAPAEPSAFKSADIVGRWYMKNDEETLDWTFKADGSFAGTLVDRMGTGRSTGTWELKGDTLRVVTRNTFKDGFSGGGEREATERSEYTVLGIEAGSLKLLPDQSLFKRPPYTFIQR; encoded by the coding sequence GTGCTCGCCGCGGTGATGGTGTTGTCGGGGCTGCCGGTGGTGGCGGGTGCGCAGATCTACAAATGGGTGGATGCCGACGGCAAGGTGCAGTTCGGCAACGTGCCGCCGCCGAGCGGGGCGGAGCAGATCAAGGGGGCGGGTGCATCCCCGGCCGAGAAGGCGCCCGAGGCGGCTGCGAAGCCGACCACCGATGCCGCGCCTGCAGAGCCTTCGGCCTTCAAGAGCGCCGATATCGTCGGGCGCTGGTACATGAAGAACGATGAAGAAACGCTGGACTGGACCTTCAAGGCCGATGGCAGCTTCGCCGGCACCCTGGTTGACCGTATGGGAACCGGGCGCTCGACCGGGACCTGGGAGCTGAAGGGGGACACGTTGCGGGTGGTGACCCGCAACACCTTCAAGGACGGCTTCTCGGGCGGTGGGGAGCGTGAGGCTACCGAGCGTTCCGAATACACAGTGCTCGGCATCGAGGCGGGCAGCCTGAAGCTGCTGCCGGACCAGTCGCTGTTCAAGCGGCCGCCGTACACCTTCATCCAGCGCTGA
- a CDS encoding gas vesicle protein, which translates to MSDNNNLAKQEPAGLAEYDLSKAKDFEWTGRSMDWFLQMLVRQANDLGVEVGITLTIGAGMISGTLISVESYFAQFADEYANSWPQEGREDIRSTFANLGVMTKTTGDDPKLLPPQYIHLKNVNVHAAGGLTCTGLTLWRGTLASVTGFNLGTLS; encoded by the coding sequence ATGAGCGACAACAACAACCTCGCCAAGCAGGAGCCTGCGGGCCTCGCCGAATACGACCTGAGCAAGGCCAAGGACTTCGAGTGGACGGGCCGCAGCATGGACTGGTTCCTGCAGATGCTGGTGCGCCAGGCCAACGACCTCGGCGTGGAGGTCGGCATCACCCTGACCATCGGGGCGGGGATGATCAGCGGCACGCTCATCTCCGTCGAGAGCTACTTTGCCCAGTTCGCCGACGAGTACGCCAACTCCTGGCCGCAGGAGGGTCGCGAGGACATCCGCTCCACCTTCGCCAACCTGGGCGTGATGACCAAGACCACCGGCGACGACCCGAAACTGCTGCCGCCGCAATACATCCACCTGAAGAACGTCAACGTCCATGCCGCCGGCGGCCTGACCTGCACCGGCCTGACACTGTGGCGCGGCACGCTCGCCTCGGTGACCGGGTTCAACCTCGGCACCCTGAGCTGA